One region of Wyeomyia smithii strain HCP4-BCI-WySm-NY-G18 chromosome 3, ASM2978416v1, whole genome shotgun sequence genomic DNA includes:
- the LOC129729215 gene encoding histone H2A-beta, sperm-like, whose translation MAPKLKKAIPKSRRAGLTFPMGRTLTILEKGKYADRIDVGAGVYMAATLEYLVAEILELTRNAAKDNRKMRIIPRHIQLAVHNDDELGELLKKVFFCEGQGP comes from the coding sequence ATGGCACCTAAATTGAAAAAAGCTATTCCGAAATCCCGTCGAGCTGGACTAACTTTTCCAATGGGTCGTACCCTCACAATACTTGAAAAGGGCAAGTACGCTGACCGCATCGATGTAGGGGCCGGTGTGTATATGGCTGCTACCTTGGAATATCTGGTAGCGGAAATTTTGGAGCTAACAAGAAACGCGGCTAAAGACAACAGAAAAATGCGTATTATTCCTCGACACATTCAACTGGCGGTTCACAATGACGATGAATTAGGCGAACtgttgaagaaagtttttttttgcgaaggCCAAGGACCCTAA